Proteins encoded together in one Thermomonospora curvata DSM 43183 window:
- a CDS encoding HEAT repeat domain-containing protein, whose amino-acid sequence MNLDGIDWRRLKHAYGRATAIPRLLREAASDDAGQAGEAVERLESVLWETEEAMVYSASPTVVPFLAELAAAPRTHHRPRLLRLMFDIADAVWELEEIAALGGDSDLLNFPAQLEWARAARTAVQAQAPTLARLLEDGDPEVRAEAARILARFPGHGSDPLPALQDRAAREEDVGTAASMILSVGELARRRRQRPVAWLRERLRAARAREVRVAAGVALARCGAGLDDAACEAIGAELRAERSALDDQPWTSSQGRAEFLLSALSDDADTHLAVAVQALRTTDSAERLKALPLAGEVMLTWRAGPQTLLPSLVELCADPEASVRIAATRQIVQGGPRIADVADRLAELLDDPEAEVSGNAAWALSLVGDARAIPTVTAELAEPRLPIPIGRALEGLRGAAQELIPHVAAYLRAPRQNPQLPGDTLIGVLIGLRSWGPRALPLLPELIGVLERGTAVPACAWTLGTLGSAAAAAVPHLRGLLEPDADPIARDAAAWALWQITGDAEEPLRVLGEGLKGGLSDHAVELLCGLGDRAAPVVKLIRRHLKSSLYGTGAACALYRITGDAERTLPRLIEGVEATPVGMLAVQCLGDIGPAAAPALAAIEEIATSPRVLATRIEKDLIATDLAYRDMAVAAAERIRR is encoded by the coding sequence ATGAACCTTGACGGCATCGACTGGCGACGTCTCAAGCACGCCTACGGCAGGGCCACGGCCATCCCCCGCCTGCTGCGCGAGGCGGCTTCAGACGACGCCGGCCAGGCCGGGGAGGCGGTCGAGAGACTGGAGTCGGTGCTGTGGGAGACCGAGGAGGCGATGGTCTATTCGGCGAGCCCGACCGTCGTCCCGTTCCTGGCCGAGCTGGCGGCTGCGCCGCGAACCCACCATCGGCCGCGGCTGCTCCGCCTCATGTTCGATATCGCCGACGCGGTGTGGGAGCTGGAGGAGATCGCCGCTCTGGGCGGCGACAGCGACCTTCTCAACTTTCCCGCCCAGCTGGAATGGGCGCGCGCCGCCCGGACCGCGGTCCAGGCTCAGGCGCCGACGCTGGCGCGGCTGCTGGAGGACGGGGACCCGGAGGTCCGTGCCGAAGCCGCTCGCATCCTGGCCCGCTTTCCCGGCCACGGCTCAGATCCGCTTCCGGCCCTGCAGGACAGGGCGGCTCGCGAGGAGGACGTCGGCACCGCCGCGAGCATGATCCTCTCGGTGGGGGAGCTGGCCCGCCGGCGCCGGCAGCGGCCGGTCGCCTGGCTGCGGGAACGGCTCCGGGCGGCGCGGGCGCGGGAGGTCCGCGTGGCGGCGGGCGTGGCCCTGGCGCGTTGCGGGGCGGGGCTCGACGACGCCGCATGCGAGGCGATCGGCGCGGAGCTGAGAGCCGAGCGGTCCGCACTTGATGATCAACCGTGGACGTCCTCCCAGGGCCGCGCCGAGTTCCTGCTGTCGGCTCTCAGCGACGACGCAGACACTCATCTCGCCGTCGCGGTGCAGGCGCTGCGAACCACCGACTCCGCCGAACGCCTCAAGGCGCTCCCACTGGCCGGTGAGGTGATGCTGACCTGGCGTGCCGGCCCGCAGACCTTGCTGCCGTCACTGGTGGAACTGTGCGCCGATCCCGAGGCGTCCGTGCGCATCGCCGCCACCCGGCAGATCGTGCAAGGCGGGCCGCGCATCGCCGATGTGGCCGATCGGCTGGCCGAACTGCTGGACGATCCGGAAGCGGAGGTCAGCGGGAACGCCGCCTGGGCGTTGAGCCTCGTCGGCGACGCCCGGGCGATCCCCACGGTGACCGCCGAGCTGGCCGAGCCGCGGCTGCCGATCCCCATCGGCCGCGCGCTGGAAGGCCTGCGGGGCGCCGCCCAAGAGCTGATCCCGCACGTCGCCGCGTATCTGCGGGCGCCGCGGCAGAACCCCCAGCTCCCCGGCGACACGCTGATCGGCGTGCTGATCGGGCTGAGGTCCTGGGGCCCCCGGGCATTGCCGCTGCTGCCGGAGCTGATCGGAGTGCTGGAACGCGGAACGGCGGTCCCCGCCTGTGCGTGGACCCTGGGAACCCTCGGCTCCGCCGCCGCCGCGGCCGTCCCGCATTTGCGCGGCCTCCTGGAGCCGGACGCCGACCCCATCGCCCGGGACGCGGCGGCCTGGGCCCTGTGGCAGATCACCGGGGACGCCGAGGAACCGCTGCGAGTGCTGGGCGAGGGCCTGAAAGGCGGACTGTCCGACCACGCAGTCGAGCTGTTGTGCGGACTCGGTGACCGGGCCGCTCCAGTGGTGAAGCTGATCAGAAGGCATCTGAAAAGTTCGTTGTACGGCACGGGCGCGGCCTGCGCCCTGTATCGCATCACCGGCGACGCCGAACGGACCCTTCCCCGCCTGATCGAGGGCGTCGAGGCCACACCGGTCGGAATGCTGGCGGTGCAGTGCCTGGGCGACATCGGCCCTGCCGCCGCCCCTGCTCTCGCCGCCATCGAGGAGATCGCCACCAGTCCCCGCGTGCTGGCCACCCGTATCGAAAAAGATCTGATCGCCACCGATCTGGCCTACCGGGACATGGCCGTGGCCGCCGCAGAACGCATCCGGCGATGA
- a CDS encoding OsmC family protein has product MDEITVLHQEGDEFAILVRDHVIRVDQPYRSGGRDAGPTPVELFVASLAACAAHYGRRYLARHGLRSEGLEVTADYTMSMARPARIPRVRLQVRCPTDLPATHLEGLKRAMEGCTVHNTLHRPPAVRLEIEQPASKAA; this is encoded by the coding sequence TTGGACGAGATCACGGTCCTCCACCAGGAGGGCGACGAGTTCGCGATCCTGGTTCGCGACCATGTCATCCGCGTCGACCAGCCGTACCGGTCGGGGGGCCGGGACGCCGGCCCCACGCCCGTGGAGCTGTTCGTCGCGAGCCTGGCCGCCTGCGCGGCCCACTACGGCCGCCGCTACCTGGCCAGGCACGGGCTGCGCAGCGAGGGCCTGGAGGTCACCGCCGACTACACGATGTCCATGGCCCGCCCCGCCCGGATCCCCCGGGTGCGGCTGCAGGTCCGCTGCCCGACCGACCTGCCCGCCACCCACCTGGAGGGGCTGAAGCGGGCGATGGAGGGCTGCACCGTGCACAACACGCTGCACCGGCCCCCGGCCGTCCGGCTGGAGATCGAGCAGCCCGCCTCGAAGGCGGCCTGA
- the gdhA gene encoding NADP-specific glutamate dehydrogenase, producing the protein MHERLEPIFEEVVRRNPGELEFHQAVREVFESVGPVIAKHPEFTEAKIIERICEPERQIIFRVPWTDDKGEVHVNRGFRVEFNSALGPYKGGLRFHPSVNLGIVKFLGFEQIFKNSLTGLPIGGGKGGSDFDPKGRSDAEIMRFCQSFMTELYRYLGEHTDVPAGDIGVGSREVGYLFGQYKRITNRYESGVLTGKPLLVGGAQVRPEATGYGLAFFVDEMLKARGASFDGRRVVVSGSGNVAIYAIEKVTQLGGVVVACSDSSGYVLDEKGIDLPLLKEIKEVRRQRISEYAKARAGSGAVFVPGRSVWEVPCEVALPSATQNEITGADARTMVGNGCIAVGEGANMPTMPEAIRIFREAGVAFGPGKAANAGGVATSALEMQQNASRDSWSFEYSENRLRQIMQDIHTRCLETADAYGMPGDYVAGANIDGFTRVAEAMLTLGLI; encoded by the coding sequence GTGCACGAGAGGCTTGAGCCGATCTTTGAGGAGGTCGTCCGGCGCAACCCTGGTGAGCTGGAGTTCCACCAGGCCGTACGCGAGGTGTTCGAGAGCGTGGGGCCGGTGATCGCCAAGCACCCGGAGTTCACCGAGGCAAAGATCATCGAGCGGATCTGCGAACCGGAACGGCAGATCATCTTCCGGGTGCCGTGGACCGACGACAAGGGCGAGGTCCACGTCAACCGGGGGTTCCGGGTCGAGTTCAACAGCGCCCTGGGCCCCTACAAGGGGGGCCTGCGCTTCCACCCCTCGGTGAACCTGGGCATCGTGAAGTTCCTGGGCTTTGAGCAGATCTTCAAAAACAGCCTGACCGGCCTGCCCATCGGGGGCGGCAAGGGCGGCTCCGACTTCGACCCCAAGGGCCGCTCGGACGCGGAGATCATGCGCTTCTGCCAGAGCTTCATGACCGAGCTGTACCGGTACCTGGGCGAGCACACCGACGTCCCCGCCGGGGACATCGGGGTGGGCTCCCGCGAGGTCGGCTACCTGTTCGGCCAGTACAAGCGCATCACCAACCGCTACGAGTCCGGGGTGCTGACCGGCAAGCCGCTGCTGGTGGGCGGGGCGCAGGTGCGCCCGGAGGCCACCGGGTACGGGCTGGCCTTCTTCGTGGATGAGATGCTCAAGGCCCGCGGCGCCTCCTTCGACGGGCGGCGGGTGGTCGTCTCCGGGTCCGGCAACGTGGCCATCTACGCCATCGAGAAGGTCACCCAGCTCGGCGGCGTCGTGGTGGCCTGCTCGGACTCCTCCGGCTACGTGCTGGACGAAAAGGGCATCGACCTGCCGCTGCTGAAGGAGATCAAGGAGGTCCGCCGGCAGCGGATCTCCGAGTACGCCAAGGCGCGGGCCGGCAGCGGCGCGGTCTTCGTCCCCGGCCGCAGCGTCTGGGAGGTCCCCTGCGAGGTGGCGCTGCCGTCGGCCACCCAGAACGAGATCACCGGCGCCGACGCCCGCACCATGGTCGGCAACGGCTGCATCGCGGTGGGCGAGGGCGCCAACATGCCCACCATGCCCGAGGCGATCCGCATCTTCCGGGAGGCCGGGGTGGCCTTCGGGCCGGGCAAGGCGGCCAACGCCGGCGGGGTGGCCACCAGCGCCCTGGAGATGCAGCAGAACGCCAGCCGCGACTCCTGGTCGTTTGAGTACTCCGAGAACCGCCTGCGCCAGATCATGCAGGACATCCACACCCGCTGCCTGGAGACCGCCGACGCCTACGGCATGCCGGGCGACTACGTGGCCGGGGCCAACATCGACGGCTTCACCCGGGTGGCCGAGGCGATGCTGACCCTCGGTCTCATCTAG
- a CDS encoding serine/threonine protein kinase, producing the protein MTACAQPGCSGYIDQGGFCNVCGCAPPGRPWWPVSDTLLGGTVVRRSVLVGPGRAHIDEAAVLPTVSARDPLELTRPPRPSQESSSEPTLREDELVGDQYRITGTLARGGLGWVYLAKDERVGDLVAVKGLIDPHTDRARELVDAERKALVELDHPNIVRIRNFVRHPDPRSGELIDYIVMEYVVGQSLQEIEGEARRGGHPLGGPLRAEHVASYGLEILDALDYLHGRGLLYCDMKPANVIHSGDQIKLIDLGGVRRIEDRSSPVVGTPGFQVPIQEITEQGLTVRSDLYALGKTLQALLDVAENGSAEETESLRQVIARAAHSDPEARFGSAAEMAEQLGGALREILSLYDGRERPEPSAFFATSPMPLDGGLGTAPPLRWWTAGPAPRLDELAKNTPPSAPAIATGLPALRVDPADPAAGFLETVGADDLGMLLSKLAQFDRDSAAIELLSCRARLHLGDLQAAERHLAKAEELVEPGGRMAWTVPWHRGLLELARRDVAAAHACFTRVYAALPGEGAPKLALALCAEHLGRLDQAERLYRAVWLPDRSQVGAAFGLARLRLAAGRRGAAVQILDEVPESSRHYDAARLAAIRVLLGHLPAPPDGKAPPTVDDFRKVLDRLPGLYLDDQSRDRLVAAVREAALAHASELEGMDGGAVLGAQVTERGLRLLLERSLRTIARQARDRREHDALIDRANAIRPWTVD; encoded by the coding sequence ATGACGGCGTGCGCCCAGCCCGGCTGCTCGGGGTACATCGACCAGGGCGGCTTCTGCAACGTGTGCGGCTGCGCCCCGCCCGGCCGGCCCTGGTGGCCCGTCAGCGACACCCTCCTGGGCGGCACCGTCGTCAGGCGGAGCGTGCTCGTCGGTCCCGGCCGGGCGCACATCGACGAGGCGGCCGTGCTGCCGACCGTGTCGGCCCGCGACCCGCTGGAGCTCACCCGGCCGCCGCGCCCCTCCCAGGAGTCCTCCTCGGAGCCGACGCTGCGCGAGGACGAACTGGTCGGCGACCAGTACCGGATCACCGGGACCCTGGCCCGCGGCGGGCTGGGCTGGGTCTACCTCGCCAAGGACGAGCGGGTCGGCGACCTCGTCGCGGTCAAGGGACTGATCGACCCGCACACCGACCGTGCCCGGGAGCTGGTCGACGCCGAACGCAAAGCGCTGGTCGAGCTCGACCACCCCAACATCGTCCGCATCAGGAACTTCGTGCGGCACCCCGACCCGCGCAGCGGCGAGCTCATCGACTACATCGTGATGGAGTACGTCGTCGGGCAATCCCTGCAGGAGATCGAGGGGGAGGCGCGCAGAGGCGGCCATCCGCTCGGCGGTCCGCTGCGGGCCGAGCACGTGGCCTCCTACGGCCTGGAGATCCTCGACGCGCTGGACTACCTGCACGGGCGCGGTCTGCTGTACTGCGACATGAAGCCCGCCAACGTCATCCACAGCGGCGACCAGATCAAGCTCATCGACCTGGGGGGCGTCCGCAGGATCGAGGACCGCTCCTCGCCCGTCGTCGGGACCCCCGGGTTCCAGGTCCCCATCCAGGAGATCACCGAGCAGGGCCTGACCGTGCGCTCAGACCTTTACGCGCTCGGCAAAACCCTGCAGGCGTTGCTGGACGTCGCCGAGAACGGCTCCGCCGAGGAGACCGAGTCCCTGCGCCAGGTGATCGCCCGCGCCGCCCACTCCGACCCCGAGGCCCGCTTCGGCTCCGCCGCCGAGATGGCCGAACAGCTGGGCGGCGCGCTGCGGGAAATCCTGTCGCTGTACGACGGACGTGAACGTCCCGAACCCTCGGCGTTCTTCGCCACCTCCCCGATGCCGCTGGACGGCGGGCTGGGCACCGCGCCGCCGCTGCGGTGGTGGACGGCCGGGCCGGCCCCCCGGCTCGACGAGCTGGCGAAGAACACCCCGCCGTCCGCCCCCGCGATCGCCACCGGCCTGCCGGCGCTCCGGGTGGACCCCGCCGACCCGGCGGCCGGCTTCCTGGAGACGGTCGGCGCCGACGACCTGGGCATGCTGCTGAGCAAGCTCGCCCAGTTCGACCGCGACTCCGCCGCGATCGAGCTGCTGTCCTGCCGGGCCAGGCTGCACCTGGGCGACCTGCAGGCCGCCGAGCGCCACCTGGCCAAGGCCGAGGAACTGGTGGAACCGGGCGGCCGGATGGCCTGGACCGTGCCCTGGCACCGCGGGCTGCTGGAACTGGCCCGCAGGGACGTCGCCGCCGCCCACGCCTGCTTCACCCGGGTCTACGCCGCGCTGCCCGGCGAAGGCGCCCCCAAGCTGGCGCTGGCCCTGTGCGCCGAGCACCTGGGCCGCCTCGACCAGGCCGAACGGCTCTACCGGGCGGTGTGGCTGCCGGACCGCTCCCAGGTGGGCGCCGCCTTCGGGCTGGCCCGGCTGCGCCTGGCCGCGGGACGGCGCGGCGCGGCGGTGCAGATCCTCGACGAGGTGCCCGAGTCCTCCCGCCACTACGACGCCGCCCGGCTCGCCGCGATCCGTGTCCTGCTGGGGCACCTGCCGGCCCCTCCGGACGGCAAGGCCCCGCCCACGGTCGATGACTTCCGCAAGGTGCTGGACCGGCTGCCCGGCCTGTACCTGGACGACCAGTCCCGGGATCGGCTGGTGGCCGCCGTCCGGGAGGCTGCGCTGGCCCACGCGTCCGAGCTGGAGGGGATGGACGGCGGGGCGGTGCTGGGGGCGCAGGTGACCGAGCGTGGGCTGCGCCTGCTGCTGGAGCGGTCTTTGCGCACCATCGCCCGGCAGGCGCGCGACCGCCGGGAGCACGACGCCCTCATCGACCGCGCCAACGCGATCCGGCCGTGGACGGTGGACTGA
- a CDS encoding vWA domain-containing protein, with amino-acid sequence MEARNGFTVQVSHKPFLPVDDDEIQAVLTVTARGTAPPAGPPRHAEVIVVDCSGSMGVPATKISAARRATVAALRDLPDGTLFAVVQGAERARMVYPAHKRLAEASPRTRAEAIAAVQHLDSSGGTAMHTWLARARRLLAGSTADIRHVILLTDGHNRAAQTALEEEVERCVGVFSCDPTGIGEDWEPRDLLMIARRLGGRARAHADGGAAELEADFTAVTRAVMAKRVPAVRLVVRTLAHVEVGFLRQMFPTRVELTPERISPDGCTVEYNLGAWGEELREYLISLRFPKTGMPGRSAGIRQRLARVDLWAGRSAGESPDVSAPIAVEWTDDPRRSTVINPQVSHHVTQLELNALVEIGYAAYRDGDKGNAARYWARALKLAAEVGNAELRRRLQEALYFDGDVPRLRENVRLIDSKLLNVASNVFIPSSSAASTPGRPAPPPARRCPECGRPVAADARRCTGCETRLDDDPESV; translated from the coding sequence ATGGAGGCCCGGAACGGTTTCACCGTGCAGGTGAGCCACAAACCGTTCCTGCCGGTGGACGATGACGAGATCCAGGCCGTGCTGACCGTCACCGCCCGGGGGACGGCGCCGCCCGCCGGGCCGCCGCGGCACGCCGAGGTCATCGTGGTGGACTGCTCCGGCTCGATGGGCGTGCCGGCGACCAAGATCTCCGCCGCCCGGCGGGCGACCGTCGCGGCGCTGCGGGACCTGCCGGACGGCACCCTGTTCGCCGTGGTGCAGGGGGCCGAGCGGGCGCGGATGGTCTACCCGGCCCACAAGCGCCTGGCCGAGGCGTCCCCGCGCACCCGGGCGGAGGCGATCGCGGCGGTGCAGCACCTGGACTCCAGCGGCGGGACCGCCATGCACACCTGGCTGGCGCGGGCCCGCCGCCTGCTGGCCGGCTCCACCGCCGACATCCGGCACGTCATCTTGCTCACCGACGGCCACAACCGGGCGGCGCAGACGGCGCTGGAGGAGGAGGTCGAGCGGTGCGTCGGGGTGTTCTCCTGCGACCCCACGGGCATCGGGGAGGACTGGGAACCCCGGGACCTGCTGATGATCGCGCGCCGGCTCGGCGGGCGGGCCCGGGCCCATGCCGACGGCGGGGCGGCGGAGCTGGAGGCCGACTTCACCGCCGTGACCCGGGCGGTGATGGCCAAACGGGTGCCCGCCGTGCGGCTGGTCGTGCGGACCCTGGCCCATGTGGAGGTCGGCTTCCTGCGGCAGATGTTCCCCACCCGGGTGGAGCTGACCCCTGAGCGGATCTCCCCGGACGGCTGCACCGTGGAGTACAACCTGGGCGCCTGGGGCGAGGAGCTCCGCGAGTACCTGATCAGCCTGCGCTTCCCCAAGACCGGCATGCCGGGCCGGTCGGCGGGCATCCGCCAGCGGCTGGCCCGGGTGGACCTGTGGGCCGGCCGGTCGGCGGGCGAGTCGCCGGACGTCTCCGCGCCGATCGCGGTGGAGTGGACCGACGATCCGCGGCGATCCACCGTGATCAACCCTCAGGTGAGCCACCATGTCACGCAGCTGGAGCTGAACGCGCTGGTGGAGATCGGGTATGCCGCCTACCGCGACGGCGACAAAGGGAACGCGGCCCGGTACTGGGCTCGCGCCCTGAAACTGGCGGCCGAGGTGGGCAACGCGGAACTCCGGCGGCGACTGCAGGAGGCGCTCTACTTCGACGGGGACGTGCCGCGTCTGCGCGAGAACGTCCGGCTCATCGACAGCAAGCTGCTGAACGTCGCCTCCAACGTCTTCATCCCCAGCAGTTCGGCCGCCTCCACCCCCGGCCGCCCGGCGCCGCCGCCCGCCCGCCGCTGCCCCGAGTGCGGCCGTCCCGTGGCCGCCGATGCGCGCCGTTGCACCGGCTGCGAGACCCGCCTGGACGACGACCCTGAGAGCGTGTGA
- a CDS encoding ABC transporter substrate-binding protein, which produces MAHKAFPRSRRLLALLTALVTAVSAAGACSVAADRSVTVLGPWSGEEGQAFREVLDRFTARTGITAAYQGTSAVNEVLRSKVREADPPDVAISWSPSELSRYVRSGHLRPLTNVVDRRQQQAYRRHWLLPQGDDIYAIPIKANLKNLIWYRVDDLDRRPGTWAELMEVGERSRERAPWCLALNDSPAAGWPGTDWIENILLHQSPDHYRRWATGDLKWASPQVTRAWETWGQIVTGEGLVQGGVNRALLADFRDAGRSMFARPPGCMMVHAPSFAVDSFREGGDPGGRPLTPGRDFDFFPFPSFADSGAGSGDRPANVSADLAAMFRDTPEARRLMAFLASPEAQRIWPSRPHSSAFSLNTQVPETVYGRDEVRRRIARLLHASGDAMCFDASDAFPPTMRSAFNQAVLEYVNDPRRLSKLLEELDRVRAAVDPQEWVVAACADDRN; this is translated from the coding sequence ATGGCGCACAAGGCATTCCCCCGTTCCCGCAGGCTGCTGGCGCTGCTGACCGCGCTGGTGACGGCCGTCTCGGCGGCCGGCGCGTGTTCCGTGGCCGCCGACCGTTCCGTGACCGTCCTGGGCCCCTGGAGCGGGGAGGAGGGACAGGCCTTCCGGGAGGTGCTGGACCGCTTCACCGCCCGGACCGGGATCACGGCCGCCTACCAGGGCACCTCCGCGGTCAACGAGGTGCTGCGCTCCAAGGTGCGCGAGGCCGACCCGCCGGATGTGGCGATCTCCTGGAGTCCCAGCGAGCTGTCCCGCTACGTCCGCAGCGGGCACTTGCGGCCGTTGACGAACGTGGTGGACCGGCGGCAGCAGCAGGCGTACCGGCGGCACTGGCTGCTCCCGCAGGGGGACGACATCTATGCGATCCCCATCAAGGCCAACCTCAAGAACCTGATCTGGTACCGCGTCGACGACCTCGACCGGCGGCCCGGCACCTGGGCGGAGCTGATGGAGGTCGGCGAGCGGAGCAGGGAGCGCGCCCCCTGGTGCCTGGCCCTCAACGACAGCCCGGCGGCGGGCTGGCCGGGCACCGACTGGATCGAGAACATCCTGCTGCACCAGTCCCCCGACCACTATCGCCGCTGGGCCACCGGTGACCTGAAGTGGGCGTCCCCCCAGGTCACCAGGGCCTGGGAGACCTGGGGGCAGATCGTCACCGGGGAGGGACTGGTCCAAGGCGGGGTGAACAGGGCGCTGCTGGCCGACTTCCGCGACGCCGGACGCTCGATGTTCGCCCGGCCGCCCGGCTGCATGATGGTGCACGCGCCCTCTTTCGCCGTGGACTCCTTCCGGGAGGGCGGCGATCCCGGGGGACGGCCGCTGACCCCGGGGCGGGACTTCGACTTCTTCCCGTTCCCGAGCTTTGCGGACTCCGGTGCGGGCTCCGGCGACAGACCGGCCAACGTGTCGGCCGACCTGGCGGCCATGTTCCGCGACACCCCCGAGGCCCGGCGGCTGATGGCCTTCCTGGCCTCCCCCGAGGCCCAGCGGATCTGGCCGTCCCGCCCGCACAGCAGCGCCTTCTCCCTCAACACCCAGGTGCCGGAGACCGTCTACGGGCGGGACGAGGTGCGCCGGCGGATCGCACGGCTGCTGCACGCCTCCGGCGACGCGATGTGCTTTGACGCCTCGGACGCCTTCCCGCCCACGATGCGCAGCGCCTTCAACCAGGCGGTGCTGGAGTATGTGAACGATCCCCGCCGGCTTTCCAAGCTGCTGGAGGAACTGGACCGGGTGCGCGCCGCGGTCGATCCCCAGGAGTGGGTGGTGGCCGCCTGTGCGGACGACCGCAACTGA
- a CDS encoding phospholipase D-like domain-containing protein, which translates to MRQIERNIDASPRGSVIRIAIYSITLDRFAAKLIAAHRRGVHVKVLMDEHAVNGLWKRLRSALGGTATTKSKGSFAALCPAGCMAPHYHRENPSSLHSKYYLFSGGGKSKRTVTVSSANPTRRQAEAAWNNSYTVVGNPGLYNAYVKNFNDMVKASKGAHKKNYYWTHGKNPKAYFWPKARSGSDTILNMLKLVSCSRRHPSRVRVAMFQWTDGRIALARRLARMADKGCQVTVLYTRSAISSSVRKTLADSKVTVRDSTYKTRADGYAKHYTHNKYVLIDGRYNGVSNRKIVLTGSANFTINGLYHNDEANLRIISSSAYRAYLKNFQDQLAAVPAAAARARAEGRLPEIPLHPDDLRDS; encoded by the coding sequence ATGCGGCAGATCGAGCGGAACATCGACGCCTCCCCGCGCGGCTCGGTGATCCGCATCGCGATCTACAGCATCACGCTGGACCGGTTCGCCGCCAAGCTCATCGCCGCCCACCGCCGCGGGGTGCACGTGAAGGTCCTGATGGACGAGCACGCCGTCAACGGGCTGTGGAAGCGCCTGCGCTCGGCGCTGGGCGGCACCGCCACCACCAAAAGCAAAGGCAGCTTCGCCGCGCTGTGCCCCGCCGGCTGCATGGCCCCCCACTACCACAGGGAAAATCCCTCCTCGCTGCACTCCAAGTACTACCTGTTCTCCGGAGGCGGCAAGAGCAAGCGCACCGTGACCGTCTCCAGCGCCAACCCCACCAGAAGACAGGCCGAGGCCGCCTGGAACAACAGCTACACCGTGGTGGGAAATCCAGGGCTCTACAACGCCTACGTGAAGAATTTCAACGACATGGTCAAGGCGTCCAAGGGAGCCCATAAGAAGAACTACTACTGGACCCACGGAAAGAACCCCAAGGCGTATTTCTGGCCGAAGGCCCGCAGCGGCAGCGACACGATTTTGAACATGCTCAAGCTGGTGTCCTGCTCCCGCCGGCACCCCAGCCGGGTCCGCGTCGCGATGTTCCAGTGGACCGACGGCCGGATCGCCCTGGCCCGGCGCCTGGCCCGCATGGCCGACAAGGGCTGCCAGGTGACCGTGCTCTACACCCGCAGCGCGATCTCCTCCTCCGTCCGCAAGACCCTGGCCGACTCCAAGGTCACCGTCCGTGACTCCACCTACAAGACGCGTGCGGACGGGTACGCCAAGCACTACACGCACAACAAGTACGTGCTGATCGACGGCCGCTACAACGGGGTGAGCAACCGCAAGATCGTGCTGACCGGTTCGGCCAACTTCACCATCAACGGCCTCTACCACAACGACGAGGCCAACCTCCGCATCATCAGCTCGTCCGCCTACCGGGCCTACCTGAAGAACTTCCAGGACCAGCTGGCCGCCGTCCCGGCCGCAGCGGCCCGGGCCCGCGCCGAGGGCCGCCTGCCGGAGATCCCCCTGCACCCCGACGACCTGCGCGACAGCTGA
- a CDS encoding alanine racemase, whose translation MTDRAGTETEGKATEGGLTGWEAACADRTRQTPFLALHGPRLLANVQDMAARVASRGGRSTPHLKSHKCLEVARAQRAAGATRATVATVAEAEVALAAGFESVLVAYPPLPGEHTRALADLAGRCHVTVTCCRPEHIAALAATGAPFDVYWEVDSGTRRLGTPPGPQTAQAVAAAPFDARVRLRGLMTFAGHAYGATGEAALAAVRDQQDRALEETRRALAERGLAAPVLSVGVTPLARLDTDLADEYRYGNYVFYDATQVALGGPDSSACSLAVISTVVDVPAADRLVLDAGSKSLPAERMTELTLGFGLVAGRPGLVIEKLYEEHGLVRSAGPHGLKPGDRVAVIPNHACTTVNLFSRYVVYDGESFTDTWPIRARRR comes from the coding sequence ATGACCGATCGAGCCGGCACGGAAACCGAGGGGAAGGCCACGGAAGGCGGCCTCACCGGGTGGGAGGCCGCCTGCGCCGACCGCACCCGGCAGACCCCGTTCCTGGCGCTGCACGGGCCGCGGCTGCTGGCCAACGTCCAGGACATGGCCGCCCGGGTCGCCTCCCGCGGCGGGCGCTCCACACCCCACCTCAAAAGCCACAAGTGCCTGGAGGTGGCCCGCGCCCAGCGCGCGGCCGGTGCCACCAGGGCGACCGTGGCCACCGTCGCCGAGGCCGAGGTGGCCTTGGCGGCGGGGTTCGAGTCCGTCCTGGTCGCCTACCCGCCGCTGCCCGGCGAGCACACCCGGGCCCTGGCCGACCTGGCCGGACGCTGCCATGTCACCGTCACTTGCTGCCGTCCCGAGCACATCGCGGCCCTGGCCGCCACCGGGGCGCCGTTCGACGTCTACTGGGAGGTCGATTCCGGTACCCGCAGGCTCGGCACCCCGCCGGGGCCGCAGACCGCCCAGGCCGTCGCCGCCGCGCCCTTCGATGCGCGGGTCCGGCTGCGGGGGCTGATGACCTTCGCCGGTCACGCCTACGGCGCCACCGGCGAGGCCGCCCTGGCCGCCGTCCGCGACCAGCAGGACCGCGCCCTGGAGGAGACCCGGCGGGCGCTGGCCGAGCGCGGCCTGGCGGCGCCGGTGCTCAGCGTCGGCGTCACCCCGCTGGCGCGGCTGGACACCGACCTGGCCGACGAGTACCGGTACGGCAACTACGTCTTCTACGACGCCACCCAGGTCGCGCTCGGCGGCCCGGACTCCTCCGCCTGCTCGCTGGCCGTCATCAGCACGGTGGTGGACGTGCCCGCCGCCGACCGGCTGGTGCTGGACGCCGGTTCCAAGAGCCTGCCCGCCGAGCGGATGACCGAGCTGACCTTGGGCTTCGGCCTGGTGGCCGGCCGCCCCGGCCTGGTGATCGAAAAGCTCTACGAGGAGCACGGCCTGGTCCGCTCGGCGGGGCCGCACGGCCTGAAGCCGGGTGATCGGGTGGCGGTGATCCCCAACCACGCCTGCACGACGGTCAACCTGTTCAGCCGGTACGTCGTCTACGACGGGGAGTCCTTCACCGACACCTGGCCCATCCGGGCGCGCCGCCGCTGA